In Planctomycetota bacterium, the DNA window GCAGCGGCAGGATCTTCACAGGCCCATCGCGGCGCCGAACTGGCCGGCGATGTCCTCGGGCAGGCCCAGCTCCTGCGCTTCGTCGGCCACCGTGCGGCGGGCGATGGCCTGGGCGGCGGTGAGCGCCTCGTTGGTAGCCTCGGCGATCAGGCCCTCGGCCAGGGCGCGGGACTCGTCGCCCGACCCAAGCCCCGCGAGCATCGCCGGTTCGAGGCGGACTTCGACGATCCGCAGTGCGCCCGATGCGGTCACGCGGACGGCCCCGCCGCCCGCCGAGCCCTCGGCGCGGGCGCCGTCGAGCGTGCGGCGGACGCGCTCGGCGGCCTCCGCGAGCTTCTGCTTATCGCGGAGCAGCCCGGCGAGGGCGCCCACGGCGCGCATGCTATCGAACAC includes these proteins:
- a CDS encoding YbaB/EbfC family nucleoid-associated protein, yielding MFDSMRAVGALAGLLRDKQKLAEAAERVRRTLDGARAEGSAGGGAVRVTASGALRIVEVRLEPAMLAGLGSGDESRALAEGLIAEATNEALTAAQAIARRTVADEAQELGLPEDIAGQFGAAMGL